The following proteins are encoded in a genomic region of Mycobacterium sp. 155:
- a CDS encoding segregation/condensation protein A, producing the protein MNDAASTEVTDAAAGVAPAAASGDSQSGRFRVRLTNFEGPFDLLLQLIFAHRLDVTEVALHQVTDDFIAYTKEIGAQLELDETTAFLVIAATLLDLKAARLLPAGEVHDEEDLALLEVRDLLFARLLQYRAFKHVAEMFAELEAAALRSYPRAVALEDRYSDLLPEVMLGVDAEKFATIAAAAFTPRPVPTVGTDHIHAPMVSVPEQAHRLLDLLEQRGIGEWATFTELVADCTVGIEIVGRFLALLELFRARAVAFEQSEPLGVLQVSWTGDRPTSEHLATADAEE; encoded by the coding sequence GTGAACGATGCCGCGAGCACCGAGGTAACCGATGCCGCCGCGGGCGTAGCACCGGCCGCTGCTTCGGGCGACAGTCAATCCGGCCGGTTCCGGGTACGGCTCACCAACTTCGAGGGTCCGTTCGACCTGTTGCTGCAACTGATCTTCGCGCACCGGCTCGACGTCACCGAGGTCGCGTTGCACCAGGTGACCGACGATTTCATCGCCTACACGAAAGAGATCGGCGCGCAGCTGGAACTCGACGAGACGACGGCGTTCCTGGTGATCGCGGCCACGCTGCTGGACCTCAAGGCCGCGCGCCTGCTGCCCGCCGGAGAGGTACACGACGAGGAGGATCTGGCGCTGCTGGAGGTCCGCGATCTGCTGTTCGCGCGGCTGCTGCAGTACCGCGCGTTCAAACACGTCGCCGAGATGTTCGCCGAACTGGAGGCCGCGGCGCTGCGCAGCTATCCGCGCGCGGTGGCGCTGGAGGACCGGTATTCCGATCTGCTGCCCGAGGTGATGCTCGGGGTGGATGCCGAGAAGTTCGCCACCATCGCCGCGGCCGCTTTCACCCCGCGCCCGGTGCCGACGGTCGGGACCGACCATATCCACGCGCCAATGGTGTCGGTGCCCGAGCAGGCACATCGACTGCTGGACCTGCTCGAACAGCGCGGGATCGGCGAATGGGCCACGTTCACCGAGCTGGTGGCGGACTGTACGGTCGGGATCGAGATCGTCGGGCGGTTCCTGGCGCTGCTCGAATTGTTCCGGGCCCGGGCGGTAGCATTCGAGCAATCAGAACCGCTTGGTGTGCTCCAGGTTTCGTGGACCGGAGATCGGCCTACCAGCGAACACCTGGCAACCGCTGAC